One halophilic archaeon DL31 genomic region harbors:
- a CDS encoding hypothetical protein (manually curated~KEGG: hma:pNG2010 hypothetical protein) produces MSPPSGDAASHSTGPPDRQTLQLLERQFASNSLVKETSFDPDSYEPRLLRATLDPGRYPRSIATARVDIRWFTTGDFSMHYVEDHDDETWECRWDRHPNPHNARLHFHEPPRAESVTDLSLCSLHPLEVYPTVLAAIEQRIETLWQPRYSQ; encoded by the coding sequence ATGAGCCCGCCATCAGGGGACGCAGCGTCTCACTCGACTGGACCACCAGACCGACAGACGCTACAACTGCTTGAACGTCAGTTCGCCTCCAACTCACTTGTCAAGGAAACTTCGTTCGATCCGGATTCCTACGAGCCGCGACTTCTTCGTGCAACGCTCGATCCTGGGCGATATCCCCGCTCCATCGCTACCGCTCGAGTTGACATCCGGTGGTTTACCACCGGTGATTTCTCGATGCATTATGTAGAAGATCACGACGACGAGACGTGGGAATGTCGGTGGGATCGACACCCGAACCCCCACAACGCCAGATTACATTTCCACGAACCACCGCGTGCAGAATCTGTCACGGACCTCTCTCTGTGTTCGCTCCATCCGCTCGAGGTATACCCAACTGTCCTCGCCGCAATCGAACAGCGTATCGAAACACTGTGGCAACCGCGGTATTCGCAGTGA